Below is a window of Synechococcus sp. MW101C3 DNA.
CAGCGCCAGCAGCGCGCGGAGTGTGCGGTCGCGGGTGCTCACACCCGGCGCTCCATCCAGAGCAGCAGGCTGAGCGTGAGCACCTGCACGCCGACGGCGATCGCCCCTTCGTCAGGGTCGAAGCCGCCGTTGTGGAGGGCCGCGCAACCCTCGGGCCCGGCCACCCCCAGCCGGAACATGGTGCCCGGCGCAGCAGTGAGCAGCTCGGCGAAATCCTCCGCCCCCAGGGACGGCTGCTCCAGCCGCCGCACCTGCGGACGATCGAGCAGCGCCAGGGCCGCCTCCTCCACCAGCTCGGTGAGCGCCGGGTCGTTGTGCACCGGCGGCGAGATGCAGCGGTAGCGCACCCGCGCCTCGCCGCCGTAGCCGCGGCAGATGGCATGCACCGTGTCCTCGATCCAGCCGGGCAGTTCGGCGTGCACCTCGGTGTCGAGGCAGCGCACCGTGCCCAGCAGGCGCACATGGTCGGCGATCACATTGAAGGCCTTGCCCCCCTCGATCCTGCCGAAGCTCACCACCACCGGCTGCAGCGCATCCAGCCGCCGGCTGATCGCCTCCTGCAGACCGCTCACCACCCGGGCCGCGATCCAGATCGCATCGGTGGACTGGTGCGGCCGGGCGCCGTGGCCGCCTTCGCCCAGCACCTCCACTTCCAGCTCGCCCGCCGCGGCCGTGAGGCTGCCGCTGCGCACGCCGATGCTGCCCACCGGCAGGCTTGGGAACACATGCACGCCGAACAGGGCCTGCACCCCCTCCATGGCGCCGTCGGCCAGCATCCAGGCCGCCCCCTGGGCGATTTCCTCGGCTGGCTGAAACAGCAGCCGCACCCGGGCCGTGAGCCGCGGGGCGAGGGGCGCCAGCAGCCGCGCCACCCCCAGGCCGATCGCGGTGTGCAGGTCGTGCCCGCAGGCATGCATCAGCCCCTGATGGCAGGAGGCGAAAGGCAGGCCGGTGCGCTCCTCCACCGGCAGCGCGTCCATGTCGACCCGCAGAGCCAGCAGTGGCGCCGCTTCAGGGCCCAGCTCCGCGACCACGCCGGTGCGGCCCACCCCTTCGCGCACGTCCCACCCCAGCAGGCGCAGCTCCCCGGCCACCAGGGCGGCGGTCTGGTGTTCCGCCCCGCTCAGCTCCGGATGGGCATGAATGTGGCGACGCAGCCCGATCAACTCCGGCATCGCCTGCTGGAGGGCCGCCTCCAGCTCAAACTGCTGCCAGAGCCTCAGCGGCGCGACCGGCAGGCTGGACAGGGACGGACGCGTTGACGCGGCAGGGCTCATCGACGGGCCAGTTGCAGAAAATC
It encodes the following:
- a CDS encoding amidohydrolase, producing the protein MPELIGLRRHIHAHPELSGAEHQTAALVAGELRLLGWDVREGVGRTGVVAELGPEAAPLLALRVDMDALPVEERTGLPFASCHQGLMHACGHDLHTAIGLGVARLLAPLAPRLTARVRLLFQPAEEIAQGAAWMLADGAMEGVQALFGVHVFPSLPVGSIGVRSGSLTAAAGELEVEVLGEGGHGARPHQSTDAIWIAARVVSGLQEAISRRLDALQPVVVSFGRIEGGKAFNVIADHVRLLGTVRCLDTEVHAELPGWIEDTVHAICRGYGGEARVRYRCISPPVHNDPALTELVEEAALALLDRPQVRRLEQPSLGAEDFAELLTAAPGTMFRLGVAGPEGCAALHNGGFDPDEGAIAVGVQVLTLSLLLWMERRV